One genomic segment of Stigmatopora argus isolate UIUO_Sarg chromosome 18, RoL_Sarg_1.0, whole genome shotgun sequence includes these proteins:
- the LOC144092732 gene encoding ornithine aminotransferase, mitochondrial-like, translated as MKSMIFQLTRSLRSATPLGAIRGVHSVARPAPTRRAEQPLSSEEIYAREEKYGAHNYHPLPVALERGEGIYVWDVEGSRYYDFLSAYSAVNQGHCHPKIVAALTAQASKLTLTSRAFYNDMLGAYAEFVTTLFGYDKVLPMNTGVEGGETACKLARKWAYNVKGVPKNKAKIIFADGNFWGRTMAAISSSTDPSSYEGFGPFMPGFELVPFNDIPALEKALQDPHVAAFMVEPIQGEAGVVVPDNGYLTQIRELCTRHNVLWIADEVQTGLARTGRRLAVDHEEARPDIVVLGKALSGGVYPVSAVLCDNEVMLTIKPGEHGSTYGGNPIACQVAIAALQVMEEEKLAENAERMGQLLRSELRKLPADIVMTVRGKGLLNAIVIKETKDYDAWKVCLRLRDNGLLAKPTHGDIIRLAPPLTINESQLRECVDIINKTILSF; from the exons ATGAAGTCAATGATTTTCCAGCTCACTCGGAGCCTGAGGAGCGCGACCCCCCTCGGCGCCATTCGCGGCGTCCATTCGGTGGCGCGTCCCGCCCCCACTCGCAGGGCGGAACAACCGCTTTCCTCCGAGGAGATCTATGCCCGTGAGGAAAAGTATGGTGCGCACAACTATCACCCCTTGCCCGTGGCACTGGAGAGAGGAGAGG GAATCTACGTGTGGGACGTTGAAGGCAGCCGCTACTACGACTTCCTGAGCGCCTACAGCGCTGTCAATCAGGGCCATTGCCACCCCAAGATCGTGGCAGCCCTCACCGCCCAAGCGTCCAAGCTGACGCTGACCTCCCGAGCCTTCTACAACGACATGCTGGGCGCTTACGCGGAGTTCGTCACCACCTTATTTGGCTACGACAAGGTCTTGCCCATGAACACCG GTGTGGAAGGCGGAGAGACGGCGTGCAAGTTGGCTCGGAAGTGGGCTTACAACGTGAAGGGGGTACCGAAGAATAAAGCCAAGATCATCTTTGCTG ATGGCAACTTCTGGGGCCGCACCATGGCAGCCATATCCAGCTCGACGGATCCCAGCAGCTACGAAGGCTTTGGCCCCTTCATGCCCGGCTTTGAGCTGGTCCCGTTTAACGACATTCCAGCACTTGAG AAAGCCCTCCAGGATCCGCACGTGGCAGCTTTCATGGTGGAGCCCATCCAGGGCGAGGCTGGCGTGGTGGTGCCTGATAACGGCTACCTAACTCAAATCAGAGAGTTGTGTACGCGCCACAAC GTGTTGTGGATTGCTGACGAGGTGCAAACGGGTCTAGCAAGGACTGGGCGACGTCTGGCGGTGGACCACGAGGAAGCACGCCCAGATATTGTCGTCTTGGGAAAAGCGCTCTCAGGAGGAGTTTACCCC GTGTCTGCCGTGTTGTGCGACAATGAAGTCATGTTGACTATTAAGCCGGGGGAGCATGGGTCCACCTATGGAGGGAACCCCATCGCTTGTCAGGTGGCCATCGCTGCTCTTCAG gtaatggaggaagagaagcTGGCAGAAAACGCCGAACGCATGGGCCAACTTTTGCGCTCGGAGCTGAGGAAATTGCCCGCCGACATTGTGATGACAGTGCGGGGCAAGGGCCTGCTCAACGCCATCGTCATCAAAGAAACCAAAG ACTACGACGCGTGGAAGGTGTGCCTGCGCTTGCGCGACAACGGTCTGCTGGCCAAACCCACCCACGGCGACATCATCCGCCTGGCGCCACCCCTTACCATCAATGAGTCTCAGCTAAGAGAGTGTGTCGACATTATCAACAAAACCATCTTGTCCTTTTAA